The proteins below come from a single Seriola aureovittata isolate HTS-2021-v1 ecotype China chromosome 23, ASM2101889v1, whole genome shotgun sequence genomic window:
- the trappc1 gene encoding trafficking protein particle complex subunit 1 encodes MTVHNLYIFDRNGNCLYYNEWNRKKQAGISKEEEYKLMYGMLFSIRSFVSKMSPLDMKEGFLSFQTSKYRLHYYETPSGLKFVMNTDLSVSNARDTLQHIYSNLYVEYIVKNPVCVLGHSLDSELFSSRLDAFIRALPFYSPRAA; translated from the exons ATGACCGTCCATAACTTGTACATATTTGACCGGAATGGAAACTGTCTGTATTACAACGAGTGGAACCGCAAGAAGCAGGCGGGAATCTCCAAGGAGGAG gagtATAAGCTGATGTATGGGATGCTGTTCTCCATCCGCTCTTTCGTCAGTAAGATGTCTCCTCTGGACAT GAAGGAGGGTTTCCTGTCCTTTCAGACCAGCAAGTATCGTCTTCATTACTACGAGACTCCCAGTGGACTGAAGTTCGTCATGAACACTGACCTGTCCGTGTCAAACGCCAgagacacactgcagcacatatACAGCAac ttgtaTGTGGAGTACATAGTGAAGAAcccggtgtgtgtgttgggtcaCAGTTTGGACAGTGAACTGTTCAGCAGCCGACTGGACGCCTTCATCAGAGCTCTGCCGTTCTACAGTCCACGAGCcgcctaa
- the psmb6 gene encoding proteasome subunit beta type-6 — MAATATMMPYFGQRISSKNDLVPDWTTQEVSTGTTIMAVEYDGGVVIGADSRTTTGAYIANRVTDKLTPIHDRIFCCRSGSAADTQAIADVVAYQLGFHSIELDEPPLVETAANLFKASCYRYREELTAGILVAGWDRRKGGQVYCVPIGGMLVRQPVSVGGSGSTYIYGFMDSNYKPGLGKDQCLELTATALSLAMERDGSSGGVVRLATISEEGVERRVILGNQLPKFSTH; from the exons ATGGCGGCAACAGCGACAATGATGCCGTACTTTGGGCAGAGAATTTCTTCTAAAAACGACCTGGTGCCAGACTGGACCACCCAGGAAGTCAGCACCGGG accACCATCATGGCGGTGGAGTATGATGGAGGAGTGGTGATCGGTGCAGACTCTCGCACCACCACAgg agctTACATCGCCAACAGAGTCACAGACAAACTGACTCCGATCCACGACCGGATCTTCTGCTGCAG GTCTGGATCAGCTGCTGACACTCAGGCCATCGCTGACGTCGTCGCCTACCAGCTGGGCTtccacag CATCGAGCTGGACGAGCCCCCGCTGGTGGAGACGGCTGCCAATCTGTTCAAAGCGAGCTGCTACCGCTACAGAGAGGAGCTGACTGCTGGGATCCTGGTGGCAGGCTGGGACCGCAGGAAGGGGGGGCAg gtgtACTGCGTTCCTATTGGTGGGATGCTGGTGAGGCAGCCGGTGTCGGTGGGTGGCAGCGGCAGCACCTACATCTACGGCTTCATGGACTCCAACTACAAACCTGGACTGGGCAAAGACCAGTGTCTGGAGCTCACTGCTACAG ctctgtctctggCGATGGAGAGGGACGGCTCTAGCGGGGGCGTGGTCAGACTGGCGACCATCTCAGAGGAGGGAGTGGAGCGAAGAGTCATACTGGGAAACCAGCTGCCGAAATTCtccacacactga